A part of Bacillota bacterium genomic DNA contains:
- a CDS encoding FAD-dependent oxidoreductase, protein MRYVILGNGPAGVSAFIAAREADPHGEITIVSPERHRYYSKILLSYWIGGKVPEERLFLADEDFYVRRRANTLLGVGAVSIDCPACEVVLADGRRIPYDRLLLAMGSSPDMPDIPGADLAGVHCLRTLDDAKAIADSARAGGRAIVIGGGLVGLKTAEAFLALGRDVALVVSSKRMLSQITSDADSEATLAILDRPKVRVLLGCDVLEIGGRGRAEWAKLSTGETLECGVVVAAKGVSPNTSMAADAGIRVNRGVLVNDRMETSVPGVFAAGDLTEAYDISRGKPYVNGLWSKAVTQGRIAGYNMAGREVHSPGYVAWNSVTFDGECLASIGRPREEPGDEVLTFRDPAGGYRRLVLRDGRLVGAVLMGAPVRTGGVLLSLVQRMVNAEEVEGVFSGAPVTFGRLARSASRLGRPVK, encoded by the coding sequence CGCCCGAGCGGCACAGGTACTACTCCAAGATCCTGCTCAGCTATTGGATCGGAGGCAAGGTCCCGGAAGAACGACTCTTCCTCGCGGACGAGGATTTCTACGTACGGCGCAGGGCGAATACGCTCCTCGGAGTGGGAGCTGTGAGTATCGACTGCCCGGCCTGCGAGGTCGTGCTGGCCGATGGACGCCGAATTCCTTACGATCGCCTGCTTCTCGCCATGGGAAGTTCCCCAGATATGCCCGATATCCCAGGGGCGGATCTCGCTGGCGTACACTGCCTGCGCACGCTGGACGACGCCAAGGCTATCGCGGACAGCGCGCGGGCGGGCGGACGCGCTATCGTGATTGGCGGGGGTCTTGTGGGACTGAAGACCGCTGAGGCCTTTTTGGCGCTTGGGCGCGATGTCGCCCTCGTGGTTTCGTCAAAGAGAATGCTTTCCCAGATAACCTCGGATGCCGATTCCGAGGCGACCCTCGCGATCCTGGACCGCCCGAAAGTTCGCGTGCTCCTGGGATGCGATGTACTGGAGATCGGTGGGCGCGGCCGAGCGGAGTGGGCAAAGCTGAGCACAGGCGAGACTCTTGAATGCGGGGTTGTTGTAGCGGCGAAGGGTGTGAGCCCTAATACGTCGATGGCGGCAGACGCCGGCATCCGCGTCAATCGCGGAGTCCTCGTCAACGACAGAATGGAAACTAGCGTCCCTGGGGTATTCGCCGCCGGAGACTTGACTGAGGCCTACGATATTTCGAGAGGCAAGCCTTATGTAAACGGTCTGTGGTCGAAGGCGGTCACCCAGGGGCGAATTGCCGGATACAACATGGCAGGGCGAGAAGTGCACTCGCCCGGGTACGTCGCATGGAACTCCGTGACCTTCGACGGCGAATGCCTGGCTTCAATCGGCAGGCCCAGAGAAGAGCCTGGCGATGAGGTCCTCACATTCAGGGACCCAGCTGGAGGCTACCGTCGGCTCGTGTTGAGAGACGGCAGGCTCGTCGGCGCGGTGCTGATGGGGGCACCGGTCCGAACCGGAGGAGTGCTATTGAGCTTGGTCCAGAGGATGGTGAACGCGGAGGAGGTGGAAGGGGTTTTCAGCGGCGCTCCGGTGACCTTCGGCAGGCTTGCGCGCAGC